In the Oncorhynchus gorbuscha isolate QuinsamMale2020 ecotype Even-year linkage group LG05, OgorEven_v1.0, whole genome shotgun sequence genome, one interval contains:
- the LOC124035710 gene encoding cell cycle progression protein 1-like isoform X1 encodes MNLCTTATCAPLFLPAGGAMSESSSDTESSCGWTIISNEGSDIEALGPENGLECGSDLPESVVLEPELLQDQLPALSAEFTEERGESSLNATLKEETLDEILFASEAEGEVAGDEQVTLCSSSDHSDIVTLGDTRETELGPWDEQAVEEEEGAVSEELYLGTSSSSQYTFSAAETVFPAEQPVVADSSSSEDEGGEQVTPVMRRRRVRKSTTSSVAEPGEEVQESGHIDREETLEEEQKEVQEEVQQEPCVAPPPQGHVSTTLNKCIILALIIAISMGIGHFYGKFEGTVQVQDRQKIVEKICGVNDLSNLRALQPQCHKGPNVINKDVVKSLREDLKDKSDMMLSLTGIMDTLTKENQDLRSKQAQLQAQKEDLVVKLKQTGEERVKIESKQSHLMVENQLLKSSLEREEESLSTLQEELRNLRSQIRELEETGAGADSILSENQRLKDHLEEETQRLRSFLSQREALMAEAQTLRRELDNERRVTDQLREQLSSLNTRAGGEVDPETEELQSRLMELQKKLSFEQQRSDLWERLYVETKEERAKGDKQAKVKRSKDGVIGKVKDTFDAVKNSTKEFVHHHKEQITKAKEAVKENLRKFSDSVKSTFRHFKDSASRMMDKTYRPHDRRFHERKEAKTEQQEHHRDHGNKDSEEEPWQPRTHKPLHRHPRKSTDDSFQAHRNTRKSGGKVEEDPEAEQQQREVPKGCSGVFDCAYQESMSLFNKAMDPIRADEFNQLLHSYLQQEVDHFHHWTELESFIKNFFHNGVFIHDQMLFTDFVSGVEDYLEDMDEYHGHNDDVFEDLDEYVYRHFFGDTYSKRYGSSRPFEVPNTDTKEERIAKHQQRNQRARPRSQRERKWSRAGRNTDRHMADVKIELGPMPFDPKY; translated from the exons ATGAATCTGTGCACAACTGCTACA TGTGCTCCATTGTTTTTACCAGCTGGCGGAGCCATGTCAGAGAGCTCAAGTGACACAGAGTCCTCCTGTGGGTGGACTATCATAAGTAATGAA GGTTCAGATATTGAGGCCCTGGGGCCAGAGAACGGCCTGGAATGTGGATCTGATCTCCCAGAGAGCGTAGTGCTGGAGCCAGAGCTGCTGCAGGACCAACTCCCCGCTCTCTCTG CTGAGTTCACTGAGGAGAGGGGTGAGTCATCTCTTAATGCCACTCTAAAAGAAGAAACCTTAGATGAGATATTGTTTGCTTCTGAG GCTGAAGGTGAGGTGGCCGGGGACGAGCAAGTGACTCTGTGCTCCTCCAGTGACCACTCTGACATTGTGACTCTGGGGGACACGAGGGAGACTGAGCTCGGGCCTTGGGATGAGCAGgcggtggaggaggaagagggagcagTCAGTGAGGAGCTCTACCTGGGCACCTCCTCCAGCAGCCAGTACACCTTCAGTGCAGCAGAGACTG ttTTCCCTGCAGAGCAGCCTGTGGTTGCAGACTCCAGCAGCAgtgaggatgagggaggagagcaggTCACCCCAGTAATGCGGAGGCGCAGGGTGAGGAAGAGCACCACTAGCTCTGTGGCTGAGCCTGGAGAGGAGGTGCAGGAGTCTGGCCACATTGACCGAGAGGAGACTCTagaggaggagcagaaggagGTACAGGAGGAGGTGCAGCAGGAACCTTGCGTTGCACCCCCACCTCAAGGCCATGTCAGCACCACCCTTAACAAATGTATCATACTAGCCCTCATCATCGCCATCAGCATGGGCATTGGTCACTTCTATG GAAAATTTGAAG GCACAGTACAGGTTCAGGACAGGCAGAAGATTGTGGAGAAGATCTGTGGAGTGAACGACCTTAGTAATTTGAGAGCTCTGCAGCCTCAGTGTCATAAAGGACCCAATGTCATCAATAAG GATGTGGTTAAGAGTCTGAGAGAAGATCTAAAGGACAAGAGTGACATGATGCTGTCCCTCACAGGGATTATGGACACGCTTACTAAAGAGAACCAGGATCTCAGATCCAAACAGGCCCAGCTACAG GCCCAGAAAGAAGACTTGGTCGTGAAACTGAAGCAGACTGGCGAGGAGAGGGTTAAGATTGAGTCTAAGCAGAGTCACCTGATGGTGGAGAACCAGCTGCTGAAGAGCTCCCTGGAGCGTGAGGAGGAGTCCCTGTCCACCCTTCAGGAGGAGCTGAGGAACCTGCGCTCCCAGATCCGAGAACTGGAGGAGACTGGGGCCGGGGCCGACTCCATACTCTCTGAGAACCAGAGGCTGAAGGaccacctggaggaggagacgcAGCGCCTCCGCAGCTTCCTGAGCCAGCGGGAGGCCCTGATGGCTGAGGCCCAGACACTGAGGAGGGAGCTGGATAATGAGCGGAGGGTGACTGACCAGCTTAGGGAGCAGCTGAGCAGCCTCAACACCAGGGCTGGAGGAGAGGTCGACCCGGAGACAGAGGAGCTGCAGTCACGGCTCATGGAGTTACAGAAGAAGCTGAGCTTTGAGCAGCAGCGCTCTGACCTTTGGGAGAGGCTCTATGTGGAAACCAAAGAGGAGAGGGCCAAGGGAGACAAGCAGGCCAAAGTCAAGAGGTCCAAGGATGGCGTGATAGGGAAGGTGAAAGACACTTTTGATGCGGTGAAGAACTCCACCAAGGAGTTTGTGCACCATCACAAAGAGCAGATAACGAAAGCCAAAGAGGCTGTGAAGGAGAATCTGAGGAAGTTCTCTGATTCTGTGAAGTCCACCTTCCGCCACTTCAAGGACTCTGCTTCGCGTATGATGGACAAGACTTACCGGCCTCACGATCGGAGGTTTCATGAGAGGAAGGAAGCCAAGACAGAGCAGCAGGAGCATCATAGAGACCATGGAAACAAGGACTCAGAGGAGGAACCATGGCAGCCCAGAACCCACAAGCCCCTGCATCGTCACCCTCGTAAATCCACTGATGACTCTTTCCAGGCACACCGTAACACCCGGAAGTCAGGGGGTAAAGTTGAGGAGGACCCAGAGGCTGAGCAACAACAAAGAGAAGTGCCCAAAGGTTGCTCTGGGGTTTTCGACTGTGCCTACCAAGAATCCATGAGCCTCTTCAACAAAGCCATGGACCCCATAAGAGCAGATGAGTTCAACCAGCTGCTTCACAGCTACCTCCAGCAGGAGGTTGACCACTTCCACCACTGGACTGAGCTGGAGAGCTTTATTAAAAATTTCTTTCACAACGGCGTCTTCATCCATGATCAGATGCTGTTCACAGACTTTGTTAGTGGTGTGGAAGACTACCTGGAGGACATGGATGAGTACCATGGCCACAACGATGACGTCTTTGAAGATCTTGATGAGTATGTCTACAGGCACTTCTTTGGAGATACCTACTCAAAACGTTATGGGTCAAG TAGACCCTTTGAAGTGCCAAATACGGATACGAAAGAAGAAAGAATAGCCAAGCACCAGCAGCGCAATCAGAGGGCCCGGCCCCGGTcacaaagagagaggaagtggagcAGAGCAGGacggaacacagacagacacatggctgATGTAAAAATAGAGTTGGGTCCTATGCCCTTTGATCCCAAATATTGA
- the LOC124035710 gene encoding cell cycle progression protein 1-like isoform X4, with protein sequence MSESSSDTESSCGWTIISNEGSDIEALGPENGLECGSDLPESVVLEPELLQDQLPALSAEFTEERGESSLNATLKEETLDEILFASEAEGEVAGDEQVTLCSSSDHSDIVTLGDTRETELGPWDEQAVEEEEGAVSEELYLGTSSSSQYTFSAAETVFPAEQPVVADSSSSEDEGGEQVTPVMRRRRVRKSTTSSVAEPGEEVQESGHIDREETLEEEQKEVQEEVQQEPCVAPPPQGHVSTTLNKCIILALIIAISMGIGHFYGKFEGTVQVQDRQKIVEKICGVNDLSNLRALQPQCHKGPNVINKDVVKSLREDLKDKSDMMLSLTGIMDTLTKENQDLRSKQAQLQAQKEDLVVKLKQTGEERVKIESKQSHLMVENQLLKSSLEREEESLSTLQEELRNLRSQIRELEETGAGADSILSENQRLKDHLEEETQRLRSFLSQREALMAEAQTLRRELDNERRVTDQLREQLSSLNTRAGGEVDPETEELQSRLMELQKKLSFEQQRSDLWERLYVETKEERAKGDKQAKVKRSKDGVIGKVKDTFDAVKNSTKEFVHHHKEQITKAKEAVKENLRKFSDSVKSTFRHFKDSASRMMDKTYRPHDRRFHERKEAKTEQQEHHRDHGNKDSEEEPWQPRTHKPLHRHPRKSTDDSFQAHRNTRKSGGKVEEDPEAEQQQREVPKGCSGVFDCAYQESMSLFNKAMDPIRADEFNQLLHSYLQQEVDHFHHWTELESFIKNFFHNGVFIHDQMLFTDFVSGVEDYLEDMDEYHGHNDDVFEDLDEYVYRHFFGDTYSKRYGSSRPFEVPNTDTKEERIAKHQQRNQRARPRSQRERKWSRAGRNTDRHMADVKIELGPMPFDPKY encoded by the exons ATGTCAGAGAGCTCAAGTGACACAGAGTCCTCCTGTGGGTGGACTATCATAAGTAATGAA GGTTCAGATATTGAGGCCCTGGGGCCAGAGAACGGCCTGGAATGTGGATCTGATCTCCCAGAGAGCGTAGTGCTGGAGCCAGAGCTGCTGCAGGACCAACTCCCCGCTCTCTCTG CTGAGTTCACTGAGGAGAGGGGTGAGTCATCTCTTAATGCCACTCTAAAAGAAGAAACCTTAGATGAGATATTGTTTGCTTCTGAG GCTGAAGGTGAGGTGGCCGGGGACGAGCAAGTGACTCTGTGCTCCTCCAGTGACCACTCTGACATTGTGACTCTGGGGGACACGAGGGAGACTGAGCTCGGGCCTTGGGATGAGCAGgcggtggaggaggaagagggagcagTCAGTGAGGAGCTCTACCTGGGCACCTCCTCCAGCAGCCAGTACACCTTCAGTGCAGCAGAGACTG ttTTCCCTGCAGAGCAGCCTGTGGTTGCAGACTCCAGCAGCAgtgaggatgagggaggagagcaggTCACCCCAGTAATGCGGAGGCGCAGGGTGAGGAAGAGCACCACTAGCTCTGTGGCTGAGCCTGGAGAGGAGGTGCAGGAGTCTGGCCACATTGACCGAGAGGAGACTCTagaggaggagcagaaggagGTACAGGAGGAGGTGCAGCAGGAACCTTGCGTTGCACCCCCACCTCAAGGCCATGTCAGCACCACCCTTAACAAATGTATCATACTAGCCCTCATCATCGCCATCAGCATGGGCATTGGTCACTTCTATG GAAAATTTGAAG GCACAGTACAGGTTCAGGACAGGCAGAAGATTGTGGAGAAGATCTGTGGAGTGAACGACCTTAGTAATTTGAGAGCTCTGCAGCCTCAGTGTCATAAAGGACCCAATGTCATCAATAAG GATGTGGTTAAGAGTCTGAGAGAAGATCTAAAGGACAAGAGTGACATGATGCTGTCCCTCACAGGGATTATGGACACGCTTACTAAAGAGAACCAGGATCTCAGATCCAAACAGGCCCAGCTACAG GCCCAGAAAGAAGACTTGGTCGTGAAACTGAAGCAGACTGGCGAGGAGAGGGTTAAGATTGAGTCTAAGCAGAGTCACCTGATGGTGGAGAACCAGCTGCTGAAGAGCTCCCTGGAGCGTGAGGAGGAGTCCCTGTCCACCCTTCAGGAGGAGCTGAGGAACCTGCGCTCCCAGATCCGAGAACTGGAGGAGACTGGGGCCGGGGCCGACTCCATACTCTCTGAGAACCAGAGGCTGAAGGaccacctggaggaggagacgcAGCGCCTCCGCAGCTTCCTGAGCCAGCGGGAGGCCCTGATGGCTGAGGCCCAGACACTGAGGAGGGAGCTGGATAATGAGCGGAGGGTGACTGACCAGCTTAGGGAGCAGCTGAGCAGCCTCAACACCAGGGCTGGAGGAGAGGTCGACCCGGAGACAGAGGAGCTGCAGTCACGGCTCATGGAGTTACAGAAGAAGCTGAGCTTTGAGCAGCAGCGCTCTGACCTTTGGGAGAGGCTCTATGTGGAAACCAAAGAGGAGAGGGCCAAGGGAGACAAGCAGGCCAAAGTCAAGAGGTCCAAGGATGGCGTGATAGGGAAGGTGAAAGACACTTTTGATGCGGTGAAGAACTCCACCAAGGAGTTTGTGCACCATCACAAAGAGCAGATAACGAAAGCCAAAGAGGCTGTGAAGGAGAATCTGAGGAAGTTCTCTGATTCTGTGAAGTCCACCTTCCGCCACTTCAAGGACTCTGCTTCGCGTATGATGGACAAGACTTACCGGCCTCACGATCGGAGGTTTCATGAGAGGAAGGAAGCCAAGACAGAGCAGCAGGAGCATCATAGAGACCATGGAAACAAGGACTCAGAGGAGGAACCATGGCAGCCCAGAACCCACAAGCCCCTGCATCGTCACCCTCGTAAATCCACTGATGACTCTTTCCAGGCACACCGTAACACCCGGAAGTCAGGGGGTAAAGTTGAGGAGGACCCAGAGGCTGAGCAACAACAAAGAGAAGTGCCCAAAGGTTGCTCTGGGGTTTTCGACTGTGCCTACCAAGAATCCATGAGCCTCTTCAACAAAGCCATGGACCCCATAAGAGCAGATGAGTTCAACCAGCTGCTTCACAGCTACCTCCAGCAGGAGGTTGACCACTTCCACCACTGGACTGAGCTGGAGAGCTTTATTAAAAATTTCTTTCACAACGGCGTCTTCATCCATGATCAGATGCTGTTCACAGACTTTGTTAGTGGTGTGGAAGACTACCTGGAGGACATGGATGAGTACCATGGCCACAACGATGACGTCTTTGAAGATCTTGATGAGTATGTCTACAGGCACTTCTTTGGAGATACCTACTCAAAACGTTATGGGTCAAG TAGACCCTTTGAAGTGCCAAATACGGATACGAAAGAAGAAAGAATAGCCAAGCACCAGCAGCGCAATCAGAGGGCCCGGCCCCGGTcacaaagagagaggaagtggagcAGAGCAGGacggaacacagacagacacatggctgATGTAAAAATAGAGTTGGGTCCTATGCCCTTTGATCCCAAATATTGA